The nucleotide sequence CACCGCCATGGATCTGGCCCTCGACGATCAACGGGTTCACGATCCGCCCGAAATCATCCACCGCCAGATAGCGATCGACAGTGGTCGTGCCGGTCTCAGGATCGATCTCGACCTCGACGATGTGGCAGCCATAGGGGAAGGTGAAGGCCTCCGGGTCGTAATAGGTCGTCTCGTCGATACCCGGTTCCATGCCGGCCGGATAGTCGACCGGGGCATAGGCGCGCCGCGCCACCTCGGTGAAATGCAGGCTGCGATTGCCGGTCCTCGCCCGGAAGATGCCGTCGGTGAGGTCGATATCGGCAGCGTCGGTGCCCAGCATATGGGCCGCGATCCGCTTCATCTTGGTGACGACCTTGTCGGTGGTCACCGCCAGCGCCGATCCGCCGACCGACAGCGAGCGTGAGCCATAGGTGCCGACGCCATAGGGCACCTTGGCGGTGTCGCCATGAACGATCTCGATCAGCGCCGGATCGATGCCGGTCTTGTCGGCGACGATCTGCGCGAAGGCGGTCTCGTGGCCCTGGCCGTGGGAATGGCTGCCGGTCAGCACGACGATGCCGCCGGTGGGGCTGACCCTGACGGTCGCCACCTCGAACTGCCCGCCGCCGAGCCCGGCTTCGATCAGCAGCTTCGACGGCCCCATGCCGCAGGCTTCCATATAGAAGGCGACACCCATGCCGCGCAGGCAGCCCCGGGCTTCGGTCGCGGCCTTGCGGGTGCTGTAGCCGTCGATGTCGGCGGCGGCGCGGGCAAGATCCATCAGCGCCGGCAGGTCGCCGGAATCATAGGTCCACAGGAACGGCGTCTTGTAGGGAATGGCATCGGCCGGAATGGCGTTGCGCCGCCGGATCTCGAACGGGTCCATCCCCAGTTCGCGCGCCGCCGCCTCGACGATCCGCTCCATCACATAGGTGGCCTCGGGCCGGCCGGCGCCGCGATAGGCATCGACCGGCGTGGTGTTGGTGAACACCCCCTGGACATGGACATACACATCGCGCAGGGCATAGGGGCCGGGGAAGGGATTGGCATAGAAGAAGGTCGGAATCGACGGCGCGAAGGTGGAAAGATAGGCGCCCATATTCGCGATGGTGTGCACCTTCATTGCCCGGAAGGTGCCATCGCGATCCAGGCCCAGCGAGACGCGGGTCACGTGATCGCGGGCATAGGTATCGGCCTGGAAGGCTTCCAGGCGGCTGGCGATCCAGCGCACCGGCCGGTTGATCCGGCGGGCGGCCACCAGCACCAGCACCTCTTCGGCATAGTGATAGATCTTCATGCCGAAGCCGCCGCCGACATCGGGCGAGATCACCCGGATCTTTTCCTCCGGCACCTTCAGCGTGCTGGCCGACAGGGTGACCCGGATCGAATGCGGGTTCTGGCTGGAGGTATAGAGCGTGTAATCGTCGCGGCCGCGGTCATAGATGCCGAGCGTGCCGCGGGTTTCCATCGGGCTGGCATTCACCCGGTTCTGCACCAGATCCAGCGTCACCACATGGGCGCTGGCCGCGAGTTGCGCATCGACGGCGGCCGCGTTGCCAAGATCCCAGTCGAAGCACAGATTGTCGGGCAGCTCCGCGCGCACCTTCGCCGCACCGGGCATCAGCACGGTGGCCAGATCGGTATGACAGGGCCATACCTCATAATCGACCAGGATCGCTTCGGCGGCGGTCTCGGCCTGCTCGGCCGTCTGTGCCACCACTGCCGCGACCGGGTCGCCGACATGCAGCACCCGGTCGACCGGGATCACCGGATGCACCGGGTGGACCATCGGGCTGCCATCGCGGCTGACCACAGGCCAGGCGCAGGGCAGGCCGCCGATATCAGAGGCGGCAAGGTCGGCGCCGGTGATGATGTCGAGCACACCGGGCAGCGCGCGGGCGGCGGCGATATCGATCCGCCTGAGCCCGGCGGCACCATGTGGCGAGCGCAGGATATACATATGAGCCGCGTCCATCGCTGCCGCGGCATCCGCGACATAGTGGCCGGCGCCGGTGAGGAAGCGGTAATCCTCTTTCCGCCGCAGGGGCTTACCAACCCAGCTCATGACCATCTCCCTGATGATGCGCCGCCGCCCGCGCCTCCGCTGTCCCGCCATGATGGCGCAGGCGTCTCCCCATGCCGGATGCGCTGGGGCATCCGGAACGCCTGCGGGTCCGGGATGATGCGAGGTGTGGCTTGCGTGCCTTAAAATCAGGCTTGCCCAAGGAGGGGGCATTGTAAAATAGAATTAATCGACGGGCGGTATCGGGTTTTCTGATAGCGCGTGGCGGTGGAACGGCACTCGCGCGCATGATCGCGACCGCCGCTCCACCCGCATCCGTCCGGTCAGGGCACCAGCAGAAGGCTGCCGGTGGTGGCGCCGGCCTCCAGATCAGCCTGCGCGCGGGCGGCATCGGCCAGACCATAGCGGCGGCCGATGGTGGGGGCGATACCGCTTTCCATCGCCCGGATCACCTCCAGGGCGGCGGCGCGATAGGTGTCGGGCTCGGCCGCATAGGCCATGACGCTGGGCCGGGCAAGGGTCAGCGACCGCACTGGCCCCAGATCCTCGACCAAGAGCGGCGGAATCGGGCCCGCGGCCTGACCGATGCTCGCGACGGTGCCGAAGCGGCACACGCAGCCAAGGGTTCGGGCCAGCATCGTGCCGCCGATACCGTCGATCGCGACGTCGACGCCCCGGCCATCGGTCAGCGCGCGAACCTCGGCCACGATGTCGGCATCACGGCCGATGATCACATGATCGATGCCGGCCTCGCGGGCGATCTGCGCCTTCTGCGGCGTGCCGGCGGTGCCGATGACCGTGGCGCCGCGTTGCTTCGCCCATGCGGTGAGCGTGGTTCCAAGGCCGCCGGCGGCGGCATGGACGAGGATCGTGCTGCCGGCGCCGACGGCATGGGTGCGGGTCAACAGCATGTGGGCGGTCAGGCCACGCAGAAACGACGCGGCGGCGATGTCGCTGCCGATCGCATCGGGCAAGGGGATGGCGCGCCATGCGGGAAGCAGGCGGCTTGCCGCATAGCCGCCGGTCAGGCCGGCATAGACGATGCGATCGCCGATCTTCAGGCCGTGCACATCGGGGCCGACCGCCTCGACCACACCGGCGCCCTCGACGCCCAGAACCGCCGGCAGCGGCAGGCGATAGAGCCCGGTCCGCTGATAGATGTCGATGAAGTTGACGCCGATTCCGTCATGGCGGACCCGGATCTGACCGGGGCCGGGGTCTGCCGGCGCGCAGGGCGCGACCCGCAGGCCATCGGGTCCGCCGGTTGCGGTGAGTTCAATCTGGATATCCATGATCATGCCTCCGTTCTGATGCGGAGGTTGTGGCATGATCGGATCGGGTGGAAAATTCCCCATGAATTGACATCTGTTGTGAGAAAATGACCCGATGAATTGGGAAGACCTGCGCCATTTCGGCGCGCTTGCCGCCGAAGGAACATTGTCGGCCGCCGCCCGCAGGCTGGGGGTGGAGCATGCCACCGTGGCCCGGCGCGTGGCGGCGCTGGAACGGGCGCTGGGTGTGGCGCTGGTCGATCGCCGCGGGCGTCGCTTCACGCTGACGGCGGATGGCGAGCGGATCGCGCTGGTCGCGGCGCGCATGGATGACGATGCCCGCGCGGTCGCGCGGGTGGCGGCGGGCGCGCGTGCCACATTGACCGGCACCGTCACGCTCAGCGCGCCGCCGGCCCTGGCGGTGCGGTGTCTGACGGCGCCACTGGTGGCACTGCAACGCCAGCATCCGGGCCTTGCCATCCGCATTATCGGAGAGGCGCGCAGTGCCTCGCTCGATCGGCGCGAAGCCGATCTGGTGGTGCGGATCAGCCGCCCGGATGACGGCGACCTGGTCATCGTCAAGCTGGGGGAGATGGCGTTCCGCTTCTATGCCAGCCCCGATTACCTGGCAGCGGTTGCGGAACCGGACTGGTGCTTCGTGGGCTATGAGATGACGGCGGGCCTTGCCGCACAACAGGCGGTGCTGGTCGATTTCGCCGCCGGCCGGCCATTCTCGATCCATGCCGGCAATCTCGATATCCAGCACGAGGCGGCGCGCGCCGGCGGCGGCATCGCCTGCCTGCCCGACTTCATGGTAACGCCGTCATCGGGGCTGGTGCCGGTCGCGGCCACGATCCAGCCGCTCCGCCGTGACATCTGGCTGGCGATGCATGCCGACATGAAGGAGGCGGCGCCGGTTCGTGCGGTCAGCCGGCATCTGCGGGCCCTGTTCTCGGCGCCGGGTGCCCCGTTCGCATCAGGCCCGGTGTAGTGGCGGACCATCTTCGCCGAACCGTTATGTCCCTTCGAACAACCGGGGCGCCTGTTCCCAGATCAGCAGCGCGGTGCAGCCGATATCGCTTCGCACCTTGTGCTCGGTACCGGGTTCGTTGACCACCAGCGTTCCGGCGTCATAGGTGCCGGTGTCGTCGCTCTGGCGGCCGGCCAGGATCAGGATGGTTTCGCGGCCGGTATGGGCGTGGCGGGGCACGTCGCTGCCGGGCGCATAGCGCAGCAGCGCGGCCGCGGCACCGCCATCGGGGGCGCGATGCAGCCAATGGGCCTCGACACCCGGCCGGAACGGCACCCAGTCGAGGGCGTCGCGCGCGGCCGCGTCGAGCAGGCCGGCGCGCAACACGGCGGGCAGGTTGGTGATCGTGGTCATGGGCGGCTGGCCTCAAGCGCGGTGAGGATGGCATCGACCGGGGCCGCCCATCCCACGATCCCGGCCTGGGCGGTGACCATGGCGATGGTCGCGGCCTTGAAGGCGGGGAAATAGCTGTCGGTGGCATCGATTGCCAGCAGGCAGTCGAAGCCGCGATCATTGGCCTCGCGCATCGTGGTCTGAACGCAGACCTCGGTGGT is from Tistrella bauzanensis and encodes:
- a CDS encoding LysR family transcriptional regulator gives rise to the protein MNWEDLRHFGALAAEGTLSAAARRLGVEHATVARRVAALERALGVALVDRRGRRFTLTADGERIALVAARMDDDARAVARVAAGARATLTGTVTLSAPPALAVRCLTAPLVALQRQHPGLAIRIIGEARSASLDRREADLVVRISRPDDGDLVIVKLGEMAFRFYASPDYLAAVAEPDWCFVGYEMTAGLAAQQAVLVDFAAGRPFSIHAGNLDIQHEAARAGGGIACLPDFMVTPSSGLVPVAATIQPLRRDIWLAMHADMKEAAPVRAVSRHLRALFSAPGAPFASGPV
- a CDS encoding cupin domain-containing protein; protein product: MTTITNLPAVLRAGLLDAAARDALDWVPFRPGVEAHWLHRAPDGGAAAALLRYAPGSDVPRHAHTGRETILILAGRQSDDTGTYDAGTLVVNEPGTEHKVRSDIGCTALLIWEQAPRLFEGT
- a CDS encoding xanthine dehydrogenase family protein molybdopterin-binding subunit; amino-acid sequence: MSWVGKPLRRKEDYRFLTGAGHYVADAAAAMDAAHMYILRSPHGAAGLRRIDIAAARALPGVLDIITGADLAASDIGGLPCAWPVVSRDGSPMVHPVHPVIPVDRVLHVGDPVAAVVAQTAEQAETAAEAILVDYEVWPCHTDLATVLMPGAAKVRAELPDNLCFDWDLGNAAAVDAQLAASAHVVTLDLVQNRVNASPMETRGTLGIYDRGRDDYTLYTSSQNPHSIRVTLSASTLKVPEEKIRVISPDVGGGFGMKIYHYAEEVLVLVAARRINRPVRWIASRLEAFQADTYARDHVTRVSLGLDRDGTFRAMKVHTIANMGAYLSTFAPSIPTFFYANPFPGPYALRDVYVHVQGVFTNTTPVDAYRGAGRPEATYVMERIVEAAARELGMDPFEIRRRNAIPADAIPYKTPFLWTYDSGDLPALMDLARAAADIDGYSTRKAATEARGCLRGMGVAFYMEACGMGPSKLLIEAGLGGGQFEVATVRVSPTGGIVVLTGSHSHGQGHETAFAQIVADKTGIDPALIEIVHGDTAKVPYGVGTYGSRSLSVGGSALAVTTDKVVTKMKRIAAHMLGTDAADIDLTDGIFRARTGNRSLHFTEVARRAYAPVDYPAGMEPGIDETTYYDPEAFTFPYGCHIVEVEIDPETGTTTVDRYLAVDDFGRIVNPLIVEGQIHGGAAQAIGQACMELCRYDPETGQLLTGSFMDYAMPRATDVPAVELVSMETICTTNPVGAKGCGEASAIAGPAAVINAICDALHDHGVRHLDMPATPEKVWSAIQAASLRAEDTADA
- a CDS encoding quinone oxidoreductase family protein, with the protein product MDIQIELTATGGPDGLRVAPCAPADPGPGQIRVRHDGIGVNFIDIYQRTGLYRLPLPAVLGVEGAGVVEAVGPDVHGLKIGDRIVYAGLTGGYAASRLLPAWRAIPLPDAIGSDIAAASFLRGLTAHMLLTRTHAVGAGSTILVHAAAGGLGTTLTAWAKQRGATVIGTAGTPQKAQIAREAGIDHVIIGRDADIVAEVRALTDGRGVDVAIDGIGGTMLARTLGCVCRFGTVASIGQAAGPIPPLLVEDLGPVRSLTLARPSVMAYAAEPDTYRAAALEVIRAMESGIAPTIGRRYGLADAARAQADLEAGATTGSLLLVP